In Phreatobacter stygius, a genomic segment contains:
- a CDS encoding LysR family transcriptional regulator gives MIERPLDLDAVQAFIRIAELGSFTRAAEAMRTTQAAVSLKLKRLEDRLGFRLVERTPRHVQLSARGATFLDHARELLEVHDRALALFAGTRQRLTIGISDHVAGPELPALIARMNAQDPQLLIEIRIGSSGDLLQSFDRRELDTVIVRLHVGRSDGEILTEEKFGWFAARGWQHRAGEPLPLATLAEPCGVRAMAGQFLDAAGVPWTEIFVGGGVAAVAAAVMAGLGVAALAPRMLPFGAVDVGPSLGLPELPRLPVLLHTRVKDGPPRDALAALSAAFRTAVRG, from the coding sequence ATGATCGAACGTCCCCTCGACCTGGATGCGGTCCAAGCTTTCATCCGCATCGCCGAGCTCGGCAGTTTCACCCGCGCGGCCGAGGCCATGCGGACGACGCAGGCCGCGGTCAGCTTGAAGCTGAAACGGCTCGAAGACCGGCTCGGCTTCCGGCTGGTCGAGCGGACGCCCCGGCACGTGCAGCTTTCGGCCCGGGGCGCAACCTTTCTCGACCACGCCCGCGAACTCCTGGAGGTCCACGATCGCGCGCTCGCCCTCTTTGCCGGAACCCGGCAGCGCCTCACCATCGGCATCAGCGACCATGTCGCGGGACCGGAGCTGCCCGCGCTGATCGCGCGGATGAACGCGCAGGACCCGCAGCTGTTGATCGAAATCCGGATCGGATCGTCGGGCGACCTGCTGCAAAGCTTCGACCGGCGGGAACTCGACACGGTAATCGTCCGCCTGCATGTCGGGCGGAGCGACGGGGAAATTCTGACCGAGGAAAAATTTGGCTGGTTCGCAGCGCGCGGCTGGCAGCATCGCGCGGGCGAGCCCCTGCCGCTTGCTACCCTTGCCGAGCCCTGTGGCGTGCGGGCGATGGCCGGGCAGTTTCTCGATGCCGCAGGCGTGCCCTGGACGGAAATTTTCGTCGGCGGCGGCGTCGCGGCGGTCGCCGCGGCGGTCATGGCGGGGCTCGGCGTTGCGGCATTGGCGCCGCGCATGCTGCCCTTCGGCGCGGTTGATGTCGGCCCGAGCCTCGGGCTTCCCGAGTTGCCGCGCTTGCCGGTTCTGCTTCACACGAGGGTCAAGGACGGCCCGCCGCGCGACGCGCTTGCCGCGCTTTCGGCTGCCTTCCGAACCGCGGTGCGCGGCTAG
- a CDS encoding GntR family transcriptional regulator, producing the protein MPPMDDRAGPSPLPQDRSRHAASRVFDALRDEIIALTLPPGAPLVRLELQERFRVSSTPVRDALLRLQEEGLVEIFPQHATMVSLIDIDGARQAQFLRRSIEIEIAGVLAETPDPALAARLRAITEHQEWVAGRGDLNQFSVLDLEFHKVMYEAASVGSLWLLVRRQSGQIDRLRRLHLPVEGKAQQVIDDHFAIIRAIEAGKPGEAQAIVRDHLSKSLAFSSAMRSRYPSYFS; encoded by the coding sequence ATGCCGCCCATGGACGATCGCGCCGGCCCGTCGCCGCTCCCGCAGGACCGCTCACGCCACGCGGCCTCGCGGGTGTTCGACGCCTTGCGCGACGAGATCATCGCGCTGACCTTGCCGCCTGGCGCGCCGCTGGTCCGGCTGGAGCTGCAGGAACGCTTCCGGGTCAGTTCGACGCCGGTGCGCGACGCGCTGCTGCGCCTGCAGGAGGAAGGGCTGGTCGAGATCTTCCCGCAACACGCGACCATGGTCAGCCTGATCGACATAGACGGCGCCCGTCAGGCGCAGTTCCTGCGCCGTTCGATCGAGATCGAGATCGCCGGGGTGCTCGCCGAGACGCCCGATCCGGCGCTGGCGGCCCGCCTCAGGGCGATCACCGAACACCAGGAATGGGTGGCGGGCAGGGGCGACCTGAACCAGTTTTCGGTGCTCGACCTGGAATTCCACAAGGTGATGTACGAGGCCGCCAGCGTCGGCAGCCTGTGGCTCCTGGTGCGCCGGCAGAGCGGCCAGATCGACCGGCTGCGCCGGCTTCATTTGCCGGTGGAAGGCAAGGCGCAGCAGGTGATCGACGACCATTTCGCGATCATCCGCGCCATCGAGGCCGGCAAGCCCGGCGAGGCGCAGGCGATTGTGCGCGACCACCTGTCGAAGTCGCTGGCGTTCAGCTCGGCGATGCGCAGCCGTTATCCGAGCTATTTCAGCTGA
- the araD gene encoding L-arabinonate dehydratase, whose product MTRKSPSDLRSARWFAADDLRSFGHRSRWMQMGYDAADWAGKPMIAILNTWSDAQPCHAHFKTRVEDVKRGIFQAGGFPIELPAISLSESNVKPTTMLYRNLLAMDAEELIRSHSVDGVVLMGGCDKTTPALLMGATSAGLPMIYVPAGPMLRGNWKGNVLGSGSDAWKYWDERRAGKISDADWTEVEAGIARSYGVCMTMGTASTMTAIAEAIGMTLPGASAIPAPDANHIRMCTQSGRRIVDMVWEDLTPARIQTRAAYENGITVAMAMGCSTNAIIHVIAMARRAGVDITLDDFDNASRKVPVIANVRPSGDTYLMEDFFYAGGLPGLMSRLTDHLHLGAITVTGRPLSEALEGAAVYNDDVIRPVDNPIYAEGALAVLRGNLAPDGCVIKPSACAPRFLKHTGPALVFDDYPTLKANIDRDDLEVTEDHVLVLRNAGPHGGPGMPEWGMLPIPKKLVKQGVRDMVRLSDARMSGTSYGACILHVSPEAYIGGPLALVRTGDMIALDVANRRIDIEVSEAELARRRAEWTAPPKRYERGYGWMFTQHIRQANDGCDFDFLETQFGAPVDEPAIY is encoded by the coding sequence ATGACCCGCAAATCGCCTTCCGACCTGCGCAGCGCCCGCTGGTTCGCCGCCGACGACCTGCGCAGCTTCGGCCATCGCTCGCGCTGGATGCAGATGGGTTATGACGCGGCCGACTGGGCCGGCAAGCCGATGATCGCCATCCTCAACACCTGGTCGGATGCGCAGCCCTGCCACGCCCATTTCAAGACCCGCGTCGAGGACGTGAAGCGCGGCATCTTCCAGGCCGGCGGCTTCCCCATCGAACTGCCGGCGATCTCGCTCTCCGAGAGCAATGTCAAACCGACCACCATGCTCTATCGCAACCTCCTGGCGATGGATGCGGAAGAGCTGATCCGCTCCCATTCGGTCGATGGCGTGGTGCTGATGGGCGGTTGCGACAAGACCACCCCGGCCCTGCTGATGGGCGCCACCAGCGCCGGCCTGCCGATGATCTATGTGCCGGCCGGGCCGATGCTGCGCGGCAACTGGAAGGGCAATGTGCTCGGCTCCGGCTCGGATGCCTGGAAATATTGGGACGAGCGGCGCGCCGGCAAGATCAGCGACGCCGACTGGACCGAGGTCGAGGCCGGCATCGCGCGCTCCTACGGCGTCTGCATGACCATGGGCACCGCCTCGACCATGACCGCCATTGCCGAGGCCATCGGCATGACCTTGCCCGGCGCCTCGGCCATCCCTGCCCCCGATGCCAACCATATCCGCATGTGCACCCAGTCCGGCCGGCGCATCGTCGACATGGTCTGGGAAGACCTGACGCCGGCCCGGATCCAGACCCGTGCCGCTTACGAGAACGGCATCACGGTGGCCATGGCCATGGGCTGCTCGACCAATGCGATCATCCACGTCATCGCCATGGCCAGGCGCGCCGGCGTCGACATCACGCTGGATGATTTCGACAACGCGAGCCGCAAGGTGCCGGTCATCGCCAATGTCCGGCCGAGCGGCGACACCTATCTGATGGAGGACTTCTTTTATGCCGGCGGGCTTCCCGGCCTGATGAGCCGGCTCACCGATCACCTCCATCTCGGCGCCATCACCGTCACCGGCCGGCCGCTGTCGGAAGCGCTCGAAGGTGCGGCGGTCTATAATGACGACGTCATCCGCCCGGTCGACAACCCGATCTACGCCGAGGGCGCGCTTGCCGTGCTGCGCGGCAATCTCGCGCCCGACGGCTGCGTGATCAAGCCGAGCGCCTGCGCGCCCCGCTTCCTCAAGCACACCGGCCCGGCGCTGGTCTTCGACGACTATCCGACGCTGAAGGCCAATATCGACCGCGACGACCTCGAGGTCACCGAGGACCATGTGCTGGTGCTGCGCAACGCCGGTCCCCATGGCGGCCCGGGCATGCCGGAATGGGGCATGCTGCCGATCCCGAAAAAGCTGGTGAAACAGGGTGTGCGCGACATGGTGCGCCTGTCGGACGCGCGCATGTCCGGCACCAGCTACGGCGCCTGCATCCTGCATGTCTCGCCGGAGGCCTATATTGGCGGCCCCCTGGCTCTGGTGCGCACCGGCGACATGATCGCGCTCGATGTTGCCAACCGGCGCATCGACATCGAGGTCAGCGAGGCCGAGCTCGCCCGCCGCCGCGCCGAATGGACGGCGCCGCCCAAGCGCTATGAGCGCGGCTACGGCTGGATGTTCACCCAGCATATCCGCCAGGCCAATGACGGCTGCGATTTCGACTTCCTGGAAACCCAATTCGGCGCGCCGGTCGACGAACCGGCCATCTACTGA
- a CDS encoding ribonuclease activity regulator RraA: MAMTASTRDKLKGVSTATLCTALFKRGLRNQFIQDVHPLNPALGNMVGEAFTLRYIPAREDLNPLSVFLDRSHPQRKAVEECPPGAVMVIDSRKDARAASAGGILVSRLMKRGVAGVVTDGGFRDSPEIATLSIPAYHHRPAAPTNLTLHQALDINVPIGCGDVAVWPGDVVVGDGEGVVVIPADIADAIADEAVEMTAFEDFVTEKVLEGRSILGLYPPTDEQSKIDFAAWRKIKGR, from the coding sequence ATGGCGATGACCGCTTCGACCCGCGACAAGCTCAAGGGCGTCTCGACCGCGACGCTCTGCACGGCCTTGTTCAAGCGCGGCCTGCGCAACCAGTTCATCCAGGACGTGCATCCGCTCAACCCGGCACTCGGCAACATGGTCGGCGAGGCCTTCACGCTGCGCTATATCCCGGCGCGCGAAGACCTCAATCCGCTGAGCGTCTTCCTCGACCGCAGCCATCCCCAGCGCAAGGCGGTGGAGGAATGCCCGCCCGGCGCGGTGATGGTGATCGACAGCCGCAAGGACGCCCGCGCGGCTTCCGCCGGCGGCATCCTGGTGTCGCGGCTGATGAAGCGTGGCGTCGCCGGCGTGGTCACCGATGGCGGCTTCCGCGACAGCCCGGAAATCGCGACCCTGTCGATCCCGGCCTACCATCACCGGCCGGCGGCGCCGACCAATCTGACGCTGCATCAGGCGCTCGACATCAATGTGCCCATTGGTTGCGGCGATGTCGCGGTCTGGCCGGGCGATGTGGTGGTTGGCGACGGCGAAGGCGTGGTGGTGATCCCGGCAGACATCGCCGACGCAATCGCCGACGAGGCGGTGGAAATGACCGCCTTCGAGGATTTCGTCACCGAAAAGGTGCTGGAGGGCCGCTCGATCCTCGGCCTCTACCCGCCGACCGACGAGCAGTCCAAGATCGACTTCGCCGCCTGGCGCAAGATCAAGGGGCGGTGA
- a CDS encoding winged helix-turn-helix domain-containing protein, whose product MTPTPRRSDSLSLKQARRIVLAAQGFGQPRAETPARRRDLKAMIERLGVVQIDSVNVIARAHTLPGFSRLGRYDTADLETLAYNGRKRSLFEYWGHEASYLPVDLQPAMRWRMARAARGEGTYGGLARFGRERQDLIAEVRREIADRGPMAAAELSHDHRGEGGWWGWSDGKRAIEWLFWAGIVTTKTRRGAFERVYDLTERVLPKHIVEAPTPDDAEAHRTLVRIAAGAMGIATERCLRDYFRLEVADARAAVASLVEAGELVPVTVEGWSKPGYLAAQARIPRRIEARALLAPFDPLVWQRERTEALFGARIRLEIYVPEHKRTHGYYVLPFLLGDRIVARTDLKADRARSTLIVQAAHAEAGIAPADIVEPLKAELDLMALWLGLEQVEIKRRGDLAGALGQG is encoded by the coding sequence ATGACCCCGACACCGCGCCGTTCCGACAGCCTGTCCTTGAAGCAAGCCCGCCGGATCGTGCTGGCCGCGCAAGGGTTCGGCCAGCCGCGCGCCGAGACCCCGGCACGCCGGCGCGACCTGAAGGCGATGATCGAGCGGCTCGGCGTGGTCCAGATCGATTCGGTCAACGTCATTGCCCGGGCCCATACGCTGCCGGGCTTTTCGCGGCTCGGCCGCTACGACACCGCCGATCTCGAGACGCTGGCCTATAACGGCCGCAAGCGCAGCCTGTTCGAATATTGGGGCCACGAGGCCTCCTACCTGCCGGTCGACCTGCAGCCGGCGATGCGCTGGCGCATGGCGCGGGCGGCGCGCGGCGAGGGCACCTATGGCGGTCTCGCGCGATTCGGCCGCGAGCGCCAGGACCTGATCGCCGAGGTCCGGCGCGAGATCGCCGACCGGGGCCCGATGGCGGCGGCCGAACTGTCGCATGATCATCGCGGCGAGGGCGGCTGGTGGGGCTGGTCCGACGGCAAGCGCGCCATCGAATGGCTGTTCTGGGCCGGCATCGTCACCACCAAGACGCGCCGCGGTGCCTTCGAGCGGGTCTATGACCTGACCGAACGGGTGCTGCCGAAACACATTGTCGAGGCGCCGACGCCCGACGATGCCGAGGCGCATCGCACATTGGTGCGGATCGCTGCGGGCGCCATGGGCATCGCGACCGAGCGTTGCCTGAGGGATTATTTCCGGCTCGAAGTCGCGGATGCCAGGGCAGCGGTCGCAAGCCTGGTGGAGGCTGGCGAGCTGGTGCCGGTCACCGTCGAGGGCTGGTCGAAGCCGGGTTATCTCGCGGCGCAGGCGCGCATTCCCCGGCGGATCGAAGCGCGCGCCCTGCTGGCGCCGTTCGACCCGCTGGTCTGGCAGCGCGAACGCACCGAGGCCCTGTTCGGCGCGCGCATCCGGCTGGAGATCTATGTGCCCGAGCACAAGCGCACCCACGGCTATTACGTGCTGCCGTTCCTGCTCGGCGACCGCATCGTCGCCCGCACCGACCTGAAGGCCGACCGGGCCCGCTCGACCTTGATCGTCCAGGCAGCCCATGCCGAAGCCGGCATCGCGCCGGCCGATATCGTCGAGCCGCTGAAGGCCGAGCTTGACCTGATGGCGCTGTGGCTCGGGCTGGAACAGGTCGAGATCAAGCGGCGAGGGGATCTCGCGGGAGCGCTGGGGCAGGGGTAA
- a CDS encoding Bug family tripartite tricarboxylate transporter substrate binding protein, producing the protein MKRLMIAVLCAMAGWVAGAAAQTAPAPAWPQRQVNVVVPFTAGGTTDLFARIFAQAMQQKFGVPFIVENRAGAGGTVGAGYAARQANDGYTLFVGTASTHAIAPYVYKTLPYDPDKDFQPVSLFATLPNLLVINPRIPARTLPELISYVQANSGRLNYGSSGIGASNHIPAEIFQNMTGAKMTHIPFRSSNEIMNALAGGHLDLAFDNMTLAWPQAQGGTVRAIAVTSKERSPTAPDLPAIAETLPGFDVATWHGLYAPAGTPRAIVDVISAEVKRIYSQAEVIAKLKEIGAVAAPNTPDVFAAFGASERARYRDIVKAAGIEPQ; encoded by the coding sequence ATGAAAAGATTGATGATTGCTGTCCTGTGCGCGATGGCGGGATGGGTCGCAGGCGCCGCGGCGCAGACCGCGCCGGCGCCCGCCTGGCCGCAGCGGCAGGTGAATGTCGTGGTTCCCTTTACCGCCGGCGGCACCACCGACCTGTTCGCGCGTATCTTCGCCCAGGCCATGCAGCAGAAATTCGGCGTGCCGTTCATCGTCGAGAACCGGGCTGGCGCCGGTGGCACGGTCGGCGCCGGTTATGCCGCGCGCCAGGCCAATGACGGCTATACGCTGTTCGTCGGCACGGCCAGCACCCACGCCATCGCGCCCTATGTCTACAAGACCCTGCCTTACGATCCGGACAAGGATTTCCAGCCGGTCAGCCTGTTCGCGACACTGCCGAACCTGTTGGTCATCAACCCCAGGATACCCGCGCGGACGCTGCCCGAGCTGATCAGCTATGTGCAGGCCAATTCCGGCAGGCTCAATTACGGCTCGTCGGGCATCGGCGCCTCCAACCACATCCCGGCCGAGATCTTCCAGAACATGACCGGCGCCAAGATGACCCATATCCCGTTCCGCTCGTCGAACGAGATCATGAACGCGCTGGCCGGCGGCCATCTCGATCTCGCCTTCGACAACATGACGCTGGCCTGGCCGCAGGCCCAGGGCGGCACGGTGCGCGCCATTGCGGTGACCAGCAAGGAGCGCAGCCCGACCGCGCCCGACCTGCCGGCGATCGCCGAGACGCTGCCCGGCTTCGATGTCGCAACCTGGCATGGGCTCTATGCGCCGGCCGGCACGCCGCGGGCGATCGTCGACGTGATCTCGGCCGAGGTGAAGCGGATCTATTCGCAAGCCGAGGTGATCGCCAAGCTGAAGGAGATCGGCGCGGTCGCGGCGCCCAATACGCCCGACGTCTTCGCGGCCTTCGGGGCGTCCGAGCGGGCGCGCTATCGCGACATCGTCAAGGCGGCGGGCATCGAACCGCAGTGA
- a CDS encoding amidohydrolase family protein, which yields MNLLITDTVAVTCDDQRRVLDHHAIAIVDGRIAALGPTAELEANYPTLERFDGRRLAVLPGFINAHTHTVLMALRGTVEDWSGDAIYRYMTPISYVMTPEERSVIAMLGCLEAIRSGTTTLVDPFRHVTTYAEAMASTGMRLWLSEACADIDTRRIRHGDYSVDEAFGQAFLDRATALIETMHGRHGDRVRCQVAAHAPDNCSPAMLAHVREMAARHGVTRTIHLSQSPGEVAAVKRAHGLTSAAYLAREGFLGPDLIAAHWTFCTEADIAILADRGVQMAHTPASISRRGAHKALIGKIRDAGVSIAFGTDNMSEDMFHAMAFGSIIHRTGRGRTEEGGVSPSPQEVLDAVTRAGARSVGAEAEIGSIEVGKKADLTFIDLNTPALRPLIRLVSNIVHYGHPGIVHSVMVDGAFVMRDRKVLTIDEEALLNEADSVTRRVWERMVADHPDIARPPGELLWLGA from the coding sequence GTGAACCTCCTGATCACCGACACCGTCGCGGTCACCTGCGACGACCAGCGCCGCGTTCTCGACCATCATGCCATCGCCATTGTCGACGGCCGGATCGCCGCGCTTGGTCCGACCGCCGAACTGGAGGCGAACTACCCGACGCTCGAGCGCTTCGACGGCCGGCGCCTCGCCGTGCTGCCGGGCTTCATCAATGCCCATACCCACACCGTGCTGATGGCGCTGCGCGGCACGGTGGAGGATTGGTCGGGCGACGCGATCTACCGTTACATGACGCCGATCTCCTATGTCATGACGCCGGAGGAGCGCTCGGTCATCGCCATGCTCGGCTGCCTGGAGGCGATCCGCAGCGGCACGACGACGCTGGTCGACCCGTTCCGCCATGTCACCACCTATGCCGAAGCCATGGCCTCGACCGGCATGCGCCTCTGGCTGTCGGAGGCCTGCGCCGATATCGATACCCGGCGCATCCGCCATGGCGACTATTCGGTCGACGAGGCCTTCGGCCAGGCCTTTCTCGATCGCGCCACGGCGCTGATCGAGACCATGCACGGCCGCCATGGCGACCGGGTGCGCTGCCAGGTGGCGGCCCATGCGCCCGACAATTGCTCGCCGGCCATGCTCGCCCACGTGCGCGAGATGGCGGCGCGCCATGGCGTGACCCGGACCATCCACCTGTCGCAGAGCCCGGGCGAGGTCGCCGCGGTGAAACGGGCGCATGGGCTGACTTCGGCTGCCTATCTCGCGCGCGAAGGCTTTCTCGGCCCCGACCTGATCGCCGCCCATTGGACCTTCTGCACCGAGGCCGATATCGCGATCCTGGCGGACAGGGGCGTCCAGATGGCCCATACGCCGGCCAGCATCTCCAGGCGCGGCGCGCACAAGGCGCTGATCGGCAAGATCCGCGATGCCGGCGTCAGCATCGCTTTCGGCACCGACAACATGAGCGAGGACATGTTCCACGCCATGGCCTTCGGTTCGATCATCCACCGCACCGGCCGCGGCCGGACGGAGGAGGGCGGCGTCTCGCCGTCACCCCAGGAGGTGCTCGACGCGGTGACCCGGGCCGGCGCCCGTTCGGTCGGCGCGGAAGCCGAGATCGGCTCGATCGAGGTTGGCAAGAAGGCCGACCTGACCTTCATCGATCTCAACACGCCGGCATTGCGGCCGTTGATCCGGCTCGTCTCCAACATCGTCCATTACGGCCATCCCGGCATCGTCCATTCGGTCATGGTCGACGGCGCTTTCGTCATGCGCGACCGCAAGGTGCTGACCATCGACGAAGAGGCGCTCCTGAACGAGGCCGATAGCGTCACCCGGCGGGTCTGGGAGCGCATGGTGGCCGATCATCCCGACATTGCCCGGCCGCCCGGCGAATTGTTGTGGCTCGGCGCCTGA
- a CDS encoding aspartate aminotransferase family protein, with amino-acid sequence MTMINAYDAAAATGISERERQLIARRERLLGPAYRLFYANPVHFVRGEGVWLHDPDGKAYLDVYNNVASVGHCHPHVVAALARQSAVLNTHTRYITDGILDYAERLLAKFPAELGHVMFTCTGSEANDLAYRAARTFTGGTGFIVTELAYHGVTVAISEMSPSLGQGITLAPNVRTIPAPDLYRAGGQDVGETFAAHVRAAIADMLAKGIKPAALLVDTIFSSDGVFSDPAGFLKPAVAAIREAGGLFIADEVQPGFGRTGEGMWGFERHGLVPDMVTMGKPMGNGHPVAGMVARPDILETFGQRTRYFNTFGGNPVSCAVGMAVLDVIEDEDLVANAKRVGARLMDGLRQIARRHELIGDVRGAGLFVGAELVADRETRQPATLETAKLVNGLRDKRVLISAAGPAANVLKIRPPLVFSLDNADLFLTAVDDVLTDIAKTR; translated from the coding sequence ATGACCATGATCAACGCCTATGACGCGGCTGCCGCCACCGGCATCAGCGAGCGCGAGCGCCAGCTGATCGCCCGGCGCGAGCGCCTGCTCGGCCCCGCCTACCGGCTGTTCTACGCCAATCCCGTGCATTTCGTCCGGGGCGAGGGCGTCTGGCTCCATGATCCCGACGGCAAGGCCTATCTCGACGTCTATAACAACGTCGCTTCCGTCGGCCATTGCCACCCGCATGTGGTGGCGGCACTCGCCCGCCAGTCGGCGGTGCTCAACACCCATACGCGCTACATCACCGACGGCATTCTCGACTATGCCGAGCGGCTCCTGGCGAAATTCCCGGCCGAACTCGGCCATGTCATGTTCACCTGCACCGGCAGCGAGGCCAATGACCTCGCCTATCGGGCGGCGCGCACCTTCACCGGCGGCACCGGCTTCATCGTCACCGAGCTCGCCTATCACGGCGTCACGGTGGCGATCTCGGAAATGTCGCCGTCGCTCGGCCAAGGCATCACGCTGGCGCCCAATGTCAGGACGATCCCGGCACCCGATCTCTATCGCGCGGGCGGCCAGGATGTCGGCGAGACCTTCGCGGCCCATGTCCGTGCGGCGATCGCCGACATGTTGGCCAAGGGCATCAAGCCGGCGGCGCTGCTGGTCGACACGATCTTTTCCTCCGACGGCGTGTTCTCCGATCCGGCCGGCTTCCTGAAACCGGCGGTGGCGGCGATCCGCGAGGCCGGCGGCCTGTTCATCGCCGACGAGGTGCAGCCGGGTTTCGGCCGCACCGGCGAGGGCATGTGGGGTTTCGAGCGTCACGGCCTGGTGCCCGACATGGTCACCATGGGCAAGCCGATGGGCAATGGCCATCCGGTCGCCGGCATGGTGGCGCGGCCGGACATTCTGGAAACCTTCGGCCAGCGCACCCGCTATTTCAACACGTTCGGCGGCAATCCGGTGTCGTGTGCGGTCGGCATGGCGGTGCTCGACGTCATCGAGGACGAGGACCTGGTCGCCAATGCCAAGCGCGTCGGCGCCCGCCTGATGGATGGGCTGAGACAGATCGCCAGGCGCCATGAGCTGATCGGCGACGTGCGCGGCGCCGGCCTGTTCGTCGGCGCGGAACTGGTCGCCGACCGGGAGACGCGCCAGCCGGCGACGCTCGAAACGGCGAAGCTGGTCAATGGCCTGCGCGACAAGCGGGTGCTGATCAGCGCGGCGGGACCTGCCGCCAATGTGCTGAAGATCCGGCCGCCTTTGGTCTTCTCGCTCGATAACGCCGACCTGTTCCTGACCGCGGTCGACGACGTCCTGACCGATATCGCCAAAACGCGCTGA
- a CDS encoding phosphotransferase: MAEQLGELLDVAAPAVTVEQARALARDHFGLDVTVRPLTGERDRNFHLTDIRRRGYVLKVVHPAEDRAVTDFQSSALLHVAAVDPGLATPRVIRPRGSHFGDVAWRVAGEPDRRVRCLTFLEGRPLHLTERSPAQRRNLGAFLARLDLALAGFRHPAENHDLLWDLKQADRVRGLLADIPDAERRALPERALDRFSAHVLPVLPDLRAQVVHNDFNPHNVLAGATDDDRIAGVIDFGDMVRAPLIQDLATACAYQVSPEGHPLQGVAEMAAAFHAVCPILPRELAVLPELIATRLALTIAISSWRAARHPDNAEYILRNQGAAWTGLKRLDELSREDAINWLGAEIAKG, from the coding sequence GTGGCTGAACAATTGGGCGAACTTCTCGACGTCGCCGCGCCCGCCGTGACGGTTGAACAGGCGCGGGCGCTGGCGCGCGATCACTTCGGCCTCGACGTCACGGTCCGGCCGCTGACCGGCGAGCGCGACCGCAATTTTCATCTCACCGACATCCGGCGCCGCGGTTATGTCCTGAAGGTCGTGCATCCGGCCGAGGACCGCGCCGTCACTGACTTTCAGAGCAGCGCGCTGCTGCACGTCGCCGCCGTCGATCCGGGCCTGGCGACGCCACGGGTCATTCGCCCGCGCGGCAGCCATTTCGGCGATGTCGCCTGGCGGGTGGCCGGCGAACCGGACCGGCGGGTCCGCTGCCTGACTTTTCTCGAGGGTCGGCCGCTGCACCTGACCGAGCGCAGCCCGGCGCAGCGGCGCAATCTCGGCGCCTTCCTGGCCCGGCTCGACCTGGCGCTGGCCGGTTTCCGCCATCCGGCCGAGAACCACGATCTCTTGTGGGACCTGAAGCAGGCCGACCGGGTGCGCGGCCTGCTCGCCGACATCCCCGATGCCGAACGCCGGGCTTTGCCCGAACGGGCGCTCGACCGGTTCAGCGCCCATGTCCTGCCGGTGCTGCCGGATCTGCGCGCCCAGGTCGTCCACAACGACTTCAATCCGCACAATGTGCTGGCCGGCGCGACCGATGACGACCGGATCGCCGGCGTCATCGATTTCGGCGACATGGTGCGGGCGCCGCTGATCCAGGATCTTGCCACCGCCTGCGCCTATCAGGTGAGCCCGGAAGGCCACCCGCTGCAGGGTGTCGCCGAGATGGCTGCGGCCTTTCACGCGGTCTGCCCGATCCTGCCTAGGGAACTCGCGGTTCTGCCCGAGCTGATCGCCACCCGCCTGGCGCTGACCATTGCCATCAGTTCCTGGCGCGCCGCGCGCCATCCGGACAATGCCGAATACATCCTGCGCAACCAGGGGGCGGCCTGGACCGGGCTGAAGCGGCTGGACGAACTGTCCCGCGAGGATGCCATCAACTGGCTCGGCGCCGAAATCGCCAAGGGGTGA